A single region of the Candidatus Tanganyikabacteria bacterium genome encodes:
- a CDS encoding saccharopine dehydrogenase NADP-binding domain-containing protein: MKALVLGGCGAMGSEATRDLALTSSLSEIVVADVDAGKAAAFCDGLADPRLRAMAVDVTDKAALIQLFGAFDIVVNCTSYKFGLGITEAAIAAGRNMLDLGGLYNTPLQLEMDDRARAAGCTILLGCGATPGVTNLMARRGSEHMDELHEIHVAFATFRAIAPSPGLLDTVLDEFSPGTKRFYYEDGQFIETTPFTGAREVVFAPPVGKQIVYYVPHSETRTMPRFFGPSLRRVDVRGCWRPETMEGLRTFNRFGLLGTDPVRIAGAEIAPKAFLRECFLQQSSPTDDEEWAFLVNVEVVGRRGPGGIVATYNLSHPPKSKWQFSCTAKVTGIPASIGAQLLAGGQARRPGVLAPEACFDPQAFFAELAKREILVHETIVAERSYAEAGQVPAGVA, encoded by the coding sequence TTGAAGGCGCTGGTCCTGGGGGGCTGCGGGGCGATGGGGTCGGAGGCGACCCGCGACCTCGCGCTCACCTCGTCGCTCTCGGAAATCGTGGTGGCCGACGTGGACGCCGGCAAGGCGGCGGCCTTCTGCGACGGCCTGGCCGATCCCCGGCTACGGGCGATGGCGGTCGACGTGACCGACAAGGCGGCGCTGATCCAGCTCTTCGGTGCGTTCGACATCGTGGTCAACTGCACCAGCTACAAGTTCGGGCTGGGCATCACGGAGGCGGCGATCGCCGCCGGCCGCAACATGCTCGACCTGGGCGGCCTCTACAACACGCCGCTGCAACTCGAGATGGACGATCGCGCCCGGGCCGCCGGCTGCACCATCCTGCTGGGCTGCGGCGCCACGCCCGGCGTCACGAACCTGATGGCGCGGCGCGGCAGCGAGCACATGGACGAGCTGCACGAGATCCACGTCGCGTTCGCCACGTTCCGCGCGATCGCCCCGTCGCCTGGGCTCCTGGATACCGTGCTCGACGAATTCTCGCCCGGCACCAAGCGGTTCTACTACGAGGACGGGCAGTTCATCGAAACCACGCCGTTCACGGGCGCCCGGGAGGTCGTGTTCGCGCCGCCCGTCGGCAAGCAGATCGTGTACTACGTCCCGCATTCCGAGACGCGCACGATGCCGCGCTTCTTCGGCCCGAGCCTGCGGCGCGTGGACGTGCGGGGCTGCTGGCGGCCCGAGACGATGGAGGGCCTCCGCACCTTCAACCGCTTCGGCCTGCTGGGCACCGATCCGGTGCGCATCGCCGGCGCCGAAATTGCGCCCAAGGCCTTCCTTCGCGAGTGCTTCCTGCAACAGAGCAGCCCCACGGACGACGAGGAATGGGCCTTCCTGGTGAACGTCGAGGTGGTGGGGCGGCGCGGCCCCGGGGGGATCGTGGCCACGTACAACCTCTCGCACCCGCCGAAGTCGAAGTGGCAGTTCTCGTGCACCGCCAAGGTCACGGGCATCCCGGCGAGCATCGGCGCCCAGTTGCTCGCGGGCGGCCAGGCCAGGCGCCCGGGAGTGCTCGCCCCGGAAGCCTGCTTCGACCCGCAGGCGTTCTTCGCCGAACTCGCGAAGCGGGAGATCCTGGTCCACGAGACGATCGTGGCGGAGCGAAGCTACGCGGAGGCCGGCCAGGTGCCGGCGGGAGTCGCCTGA
- the gabT gene encoding 4-aminobutyrate--2-oxoglutarate transaminase, producing MSHIRLQTAIPGPRSREIMARRDAAVPRGPFQFNPIVLAGGEGAVVWDVDGNRYLDFGGGLGCLNIGHADPDVVAAVKAQADRYLHTCFHVNVNEPYVELAETLARLAPVPGPAKTLLVNSGAEAVENAIKIARHHTGRSAVICFDHAFHGRTYGGMTLTSKILPYKRGFGPFLPEVYRIPYATCYRCPLDLAYPACEATCAGALEQAFKTVVDAADVAAIIVEPILGEGGFYVPPPEWFHRLRETCDKHGILLIADEIQTGIGRTGYMFASEHFGLAPDLVLAAKSLAAGLPLGAVIGRAEIMDAPQVGGLGGTYGGSPIACAAALAVLGKMPGLLGRAEAIGNQVQAHFLILRERIPHIGDVRGLGAMIAIELVKHPATREPAGDEAKAVIKWCYEHGVITLSAGTHGNIIRTLMPLVMTDEQLVEGLSVYSGALEAVFGSRAAVSAG from the coding sequence ATGAGCCATATCCGCCTGCAAACCGCGATTCCGGGGCCCCGCAGCCGCGAGATCATGGCGCGGCGCGACGCGGCGGTGCCGCGCGGGCCCTTCCAGTTCAACCCGATCGTGCTCGCCGGCGGGGAAGGCGCCGTCGTCTGGGACGTGGACGGCAACCGTTACCTCGATTTCGGGGGCGGCCTGGGCTGTCTCAACATCGGGCATGCCGATCCGGATGTCGTCGCGGCTGTCAAGGCGCAGGCCGACCGTTATCTCCACACCTGCTTCCACGTCAACGTCAACGAACCCTACGTGGAACTCGCCGAGACCCTGGCGCGCCTGGCGCCCGTGCCGGGACCGGCCAAGACCCTGCTCGTCAACTCGGGCGCCGAGGCGGTGGAGAACGCGATCAAGATCGCCCGCCACCACACCGGCCGCAGCGCGGTGATCTGCTTCGACCACGCGTTTCATGGCCGAACGTACGGCGGAATGACGCTCACCAGCAAGATCCTGCCTTACAAGCGAGGCTTCGGGCCCTTCCTGCCGGAGGTGTACCGCATCCCGTACGCCACCTGCTACCGCTGCCCGCTCGATCTGGCCTACCCGGCTTGCGAGGCGACCTGCGCGGGCGCGCTCGAGCAGGCCTTCAAGACCGTGGTGGATGCCGCGGATGTCGCGGCGATCATCGTCGAGCCGATCCTCGGAGAGGGCGGCTTCTACGTGCCGCCCCCCGAATGGTTCCACCGCCTGCGCGAGACGTGCGACAAGCACGGCATCCTGCTGATCGCGGACGAGATCCAGACCGGCATCGGTCGCACCGGCTACATGTTCGCGTCCGAGCACTTCGGCCTGGCTCCCGACCTCGTGCTCGCGGCCAAGTCACTGGCCGCAGGCCTCCCGCTGGGAGCCGTCATCGGCCGCGCCGAGATCATGGACGCCCCCCAGGTGGGCGGCCTGGGCGGCACCTACGGCGGATCGCCCATCGCGTGTGCCGCCGCCTTGGCCGTGCTCGGCAAGATGCCCGGCCTCCTGGGCCGCGCCGAGGCGATCGGCAACCAGGTGCAGGCGCACTTCCTGATCCTGCGCGAGCGGATCCCCCACATCGGCGACGTGCGGGGCCTGGGCGCGATGATCGCGATCGAACTGGTCAAGCACCCGGCCACGCGGGAACCGGCGGGCGACGAGGCCAAGGCCGTGATCAAGTGGTGCTACGAGCACGGCGTCATCACGCTCTCGGCCGGCACGCACGGCAACATCATCCGCACGCTCATGCCGCTGGTCATGACCGACGAGCAACTGGTCGAGGGGCTTTCCGTCTACTCGGGCGCGCTGGAGGCGGTGTTTGGCAGCAGAGCCGCGGTGAGCGCCGGATAG
- a CDS encoding EamA family transporter, with protein sequence MDFSLSGWQVPLVATVVFYGLAQALTKQFMANVSAGAFILLYVFLKVVVNAGAILVWPHQPFWGGQGSNTFLVWGLVSGAFIAGAWLFYYLALESGKVALVGTVTAAFPVVTVILAGVFIGDAERLIPLQYVGIALIIGVAALMAYQPEAKAEAAPEPGGAVAVAPAKPSRRWLWLSLIVVALWGTGSYFSKVAYMVPPEVVAADGSAAGWDANYLLANLVAVVAILAPYGLLATRGKLGPPRDLALALIPTALFVLGDVTLFRAWATGPVSIVTPLSGLYPVVTLLYVVPVLKEQLTGSQKLALVMTFVAILLVVANTWLPELTRNA encoded by the coding sequence ATGGACTTCTCCCTGTCCGGGTGGCAGGTACCGCTAGTCGCCACGGTGGTGTTCTACGGGCTGGCCCAGGCGCTCACCAAGCAGTTCATGGCCAACGTCTCGGCCGGGGCGTTCATCCTGCTCTACGTGTTCCTGAAGGTCGTCGTCAACGCGGGAGCGATCCTGGTGTGGCCGCACCAGCCCTTCTGGGGCGGCCAGGGCTCGAACACCTTCCTGGTGTGGGGCCTCGTCTCCGGGGCCTTCATCGCCGGCGCATGGCTCTTCTACTACCTGGCCCTGGAGTCCGGGAAGGTGGCGCTCGTCGGCACGGTGACCGCCGCGTTCCCGGTGGTGACCGTCATCCTGGCCGGCGTGTTCATCGGCGATGCGGAGCGCCTGATTCCGCTGCAGTACGTGGGTATCGCGCTGATCATCGGCGTCGCCGCGCTCATGGCCTATCAGCCCGAGGCGAAGGCCGAGGCCGCTCCGGAACCGGGCGGAGCGGTGGCGGTGGCGCCGGCGAAGCCCAGCCGCCGGTGGCTGTGGCTGTCGCTCATCGTCGTCGCGCTATGGGGCACGGGGTCGTATTTCTCGAAGGTAGCCTACATGGTGCCGCCCGAGGTCGTGGCCGCCGACGGCTCCGCCGCCGGCTGGGATGCCAACTACCTGCTCGCGAACCTCGTCGCCGTCGTCGCGATCCTGGCGCCCTACGGCCTCCTTGCCACCCGGGGCAAGCTGGGGCCGCCACGCGACCTGGCGCTGGCGCTGATCCCCACGGCCCTGTTCGTGCTGGGCGACGTGACGCTGTTCCGGGCGTGGGCGACGGGCCCCGTCTCGATCGTGACCCCGTTGTCGGGCCTCTATCCCGTCGTGACCCTGCTCTACGTCGTGCCGGTGCTAAAGGAGCAACTGACCGGCTCGCAGAAACTGGCCCTGGTCATGACTTTCGTGGCGATCCTGCTGGTGGTAGCCAACACCTGGCTCCCGGAGCTGACCCGCAATGCCTGA
- a CDS encoding helix-turn-helix transcriptional regulator → MDALRTQRTARGRLSLEGPQGSRARFRGGLVKPIEALSAYVRTRRGELGLTQQQLADRAGVTRALIGHLEAGRLRVAPQLPNLKRLATGLGVEFQVLLDILDTGKMPD, encoded by the coding sequence ATGGACGCTTTACGCACGCAACGTACAGCCAGGGGTAGATTGTCCCTGGAGGGTCCTCAAGGATCGAGGGCAAGGTTCCGGGGGGGACTGGTGAAGCCGATAGAGGCTCTGTCCGCATACGTCCGCACGAGGCGCGGCGAGCTTGGTCTGACTCAGCAGCAGCTGGCGGATCGGGCGGGCGTCACGCGCGCGCTCATCGGCCACCTCGAGGCCGGTCGGTTGCGCGTGGCCCCTCAGCTGCCCAACCTCAAGCGCCTCGCGACAGGCCTCGGAGTCGAGTTCCAGGTCCTGCTCGACATCCTCGACACCGGCAAGATGCCCGACTAG